In the genome of Candidatus Limnocylindria bacterium, the window ATCTCGGCGAGGTACTGCATGAGCTTCCCGTACTGCTTCGTGCCGCGGTCCGGCTGAAGGACCTCGGCCCGCGAGCCGCTCGTGATCATCCCGACGTTGCGGTGCTCGCGGAGCGCCTTCGAGACGATCGAGGCCGCGACGGTGACCGCACGCTCCTCGGTCGAGTCCTCGCCGTCCCCACGGTGCCAGTGGCGCTCGAGGTCGACGTAGATCCAGAGGTCGGCGGTCTTGTCGAGCTCGAACTCTTTCACCTGCAGGCCGCGGTGACGCACTGACGACGGCCAGTGGATGCGGTTCATCGCGTCGCCAGGGCGGTACTGCCGGATGCCCATGACCATCGAGGTCGACTGGAGCGAGCGTTGTCCGGTGAGCACGCCGCCCTCGAGGACCGAGCCGGGTAGCTGCCAGTGCGGGAGCGGCATCACACGCGGATACACCAGAAGCAGCGCTTCGGTTGCGACGCGCGCTTCCTTGGGGAAGAGACCGAACGGATCGCCGCTGCGCAGCACGATCGGGCCGAGCTTGTAACGGCCGCGGCGGATCGCTTTCGCCAGGACCTTCCACTTGCGCGTCTTGCCCTTGCCGCCGATCGAGAGGACGCGACCGGGCAGCGGCTCCGGCCAGTTGGACTCCTCGGAGATCTCGAGCCACAGCTTGCCGAACGAGCTGTCGTTGCGGAGCTCGTACACCAGCTCGATCGTGTCGCCGAGGTGCGCGTAGGACTGCGAGAGCGCGCGCTTGATCGAGAGACCGTCCAGCGTCAGCCGTGCCTGCACCCACGCGATCACGGCGACGAAGAGCAGCAGGTAGGTCAGGTAACTGAGCAGCTCGAGCCCCGTCGACGCCGCGACGATGAAGAGCGCGATCCATACGACCGCGAAGTGCCAGGGCTTCACCTAGTGAGCCCGCATCACTTACTAGGCGCGCGCCGCGGTCTGCGAGAGCTCGACCGGAACGCTCGCCAACACCTCCGCGATGACCGTTGTTGCGGCGAGGTCCTTCAGGCGGGCCTGCGGCTGCAGGATCAGCCGGTGCGAGAGCGTTGGCCCGGCGAGCGCCTTCACGTCGTCGGGCAGAACGAAGTCCCGACCCTGGATGAGCGCGTAGGCCTGCGACGCGCGCGCGAGCGCGAGCGAACCACGCGGCGACGCGCCGAGATACACGTCGGGGTGTGAGCGCGTTGCGTTCACCACGCCGACCACGTAGGTCTTCACCTGCTCCGCGATGTGCACATCCTTCACTGCGCTCATGGCCTTCAGCAGCTCGTCCGCGCCCATGACCTGCTCGATCGTCTCGAGCGGATGGATGACGCGCTGCGCGTCGAGGATCGCGATCTCCTCGCGCTCCTTCGGATAGCCGAGCTGCAGGCGGATGAAGAAGCGGTCGAGCTGCGCCTCGGGAAGTGGGAAGGTTCCCTCGTACTCGATCGGGTTCTGGGTCGCCATGACGAGGAACGGATCGGGGAGCTGGTAGGTCACGCCGTCGACGGTGACCTGGTGCTCCTCCATCGCCTCGAGGAGCGCCGATTGCGTCTTCGGGGTCGCGCGGTTGATCTCGTCGGCGAGGACGATCTGCGTCATCACCGGACCCGGCCGGAACTCGAACTGATTGGTCCGCTGATTGAAGATCGAAACGCCGGTGACGTCGGAGGGCAGCAGGTCGGGCGTGAACTGGATGCGCTTGAAAGAGCAGCCGAGCGACCGCGCGATGGCCTTGGCGAGCATCGTCTTGCCGGTACCGGGAACGTCCTCAACCAGAATGTGGCCGCGGCAGACGAGGGCGACGAGCGCAAGCTCGACCTCGTGGTGCTTGCCGAAGATGACGCGCTCGACGTTGGCGACGACCGCGCCTATCCGCGTGGCGAGCCCGCTCTTGTCCATTGCCTCTCCCAGACCGGTTTGTCGCGGAATTCGAGCCATGCGGGCCCGTCTGAACATGCTAATTGCCGTACCGGTGTTACCCGAAAGAACGCTCCAGTGCGCTACTTGGTTCACACCAGGCCGAAACTTCGGCTATCTGCCCAGTGCAGCCGCCATGACCCGCCCGCCGAGCGGCGCGGCGTCCTCGCCGCCTCTGGGCGAGTTCTCGAGGAGGATCGCGACCGCGACCGTGGGCGCCTCGGCCGGGGCGAACCCCACGAACCAGCCGTGCGGCGCGCCGGACGGGTTCTCGGCGCTGCCGGTCTTCCCCGCCACGTGCACGCCGACGATCTTCGCCGCGAACGCGAACGCGCCGGGACCCTCGACCGCCCCGACCAGCATCGTCGTGAGCGCCCGCGCGGTCTCGCCCTTGATGACCTGGCCCGCCGGACCGGGTGCGATCACCCGGATCGCGTGTCCCTCGGCGTCGCGGACCTCGTTCACGTAATGCGGCGTCGGCATGACGCCGCCCATGCCGACGGTGGCGACGACGAGCGCCATCTGCAGCGGTGTCGTGAGAAGCTCCCCCTGCCCGTAGGCGGTGTCCGCGATGAGCGTCGGACGGTCCAGCGCTCCGGTCCTTGAGATCTGGCCCCTGGCGGCGGTGACGTCACAGCGTGACGGGGCGCCGATGCCG includes:
- a CDS encoding DUF58 domain-containing protein codes for the protein MKPWHFAVVWIALFIVAASTGLELLSYLTYLLLFVAVIAWVQARLTLDGLSIKRALSQSYAHLGDTIELVYELRNDSSFGKLWLEISEESNWPEPLPGRVLSIGGKGKTRKWKVLAKAIRRGRYKLGPIVLRSGDPFGLFPKEARVATEALLLVYPRVMPLPHWQLPGSVLEGGVLTGQRSLQSTSMVMGIRQYRPGDAMNRIHWPSSVRHRGLQVKEFELDKTADLWIYVDLERHWHRGDGEDSTEERAVTVAASIVSKALREHRNVGMITSGSRAEVLQPDRGTKQYGKLMQYLAEINAGGSRSIAETLVETLPRLRRGSACVLITPSLDRGWVRPASTLREAAIATQAVIVGPSVPTDERDRARRHALLGELAIAGVTATYLAPGASISDIFREAAGNAA
- a CDS encoding MoxR family ATPase — translated: MDKSGLATRIGAVVANVERVIFGKHHEVELALVALVCRGHILVEDVPGTGKTMLAKAIARSLGCSFKRIQFTPDLLPSDVTGVSIFNQRTNQFEFRPGPVMTQIVLADEINRATPKTQSALLEAMEEHQVTVDGVTYQLPDPFLVMATQNPIEYEGTFPLPEAQLDRFFIRLQLGYPKEREEIAILDAQRVIHPLETIEQVMGADELLKAMSAVKDVHIAEQVKTYVVGVVNATRSHPDVYLGASPRGSLALARASQAYALIQGRDFVLPDDVKALAGPTLSHRLILQPQARLKDLAATTVIAEVLASVPVELSQTAARA